In a genomic window of Brassica rapa cultivar Chiifu-401-42 chromosome A10, CAAS_Brap_v3.01, whole genome shotgun sequence:
- the LOC103845621 gene encoding indole-3-acetaldehyde oxidase isoform X2: MGEKKVIEEKEEAMKIKKTSLVFAVNGERFELDLTSVDPSTTLIDFLRNKTLFKSVKLGCGEGGCGACVVLLSKYDPLLDKVDDYTVSSCLTLLCSIDGCSITTSEGLGNSRTGFHAVHERIAGFHATQCGFCTPGMSVSMYSALLDADKSSSHDLPRNGSSNLTAAEAEKAVSGNLCRCTGYRPLVDACKSFAKDVDIEDLGFNSFCKKGGDRDDALKKLPCYDHALLSTFPEFLKKELKMGVSLESDPRKYRWSSPGSISELQGLLQLDNSMSVKLVAGNTSTGYYKEEKERKYERFIDIRRLPELTVVRRDEKGVELGAAVTISKAIEVLREKENVSMLAKLANHMEKIASRFVRNTGTLGGNIMMAQRKQFPSDLTTILVAARATVKIMSIGSNVQEQFTLEEFLQQPPLEAKSLLVSLMIPSWRPLKNGSSSSDTHLLFETYRAAPRPLGNALAFLNAAFSSEVSLNATHDGVVVNDCLLAFGAYGTKHAHRARKVEDFLVGKVISDEVLMEAIGLLKDEIVPDKGTLNPGYRSSLAVTFLFEFFGSLATNALLNGCSKENGFESLKREALLSSAQQIVETQEHSPVGKGIVKSGAKLQASGEAVYVDDIPSPENCLYGAFIYSTMPLARIKSIRFKENKVPEGVLGIVTYKDIPKGGQNVGNKGFFASDLLFAEEITHGAGEIIAFLVADSQKLADIAVNLVVIDYDTEGLEPPILSVEEAVEKSSLFEIPPFLKSKPVGDITKGMAEAEHKILGSKISLGSQYFFYMETQTALAVPDEDNCMLVYSSAQAPEYVHRTIAGCLGVPEHNVRVITRRVGGGFGGKVMKSMPVAAACALAATKMQRPVRTYVNRKTDMITTGGRHPMKITYSVGFKSNGKVTALDLELLLDAGLSEDISPLMPSGIQGALMKYDWGALSLDVKVCKTNTVSRTAVRAPGDVQGSYIAEAIIEKVASYLSIDVDEIRKVNLHAYESLKLFYNKKAGEATEYTLPQLWEKLEEFSGFSQRRKVVDEFNASSKWRKRGISRVPAVYGVSMRLTPGRVSVLSDGSIVVEVPGIEIGQGLWTKVKQMAAFSLGLIQCSTTSDELLQKIRVIQTDTLSMVQGSVTGGSTTSEASSEAVRICCDGLVERLLPVKTALEEKTGGPVTWDSLISQAYMQSVNMSVSNTYSPDFYNKQYLNYGVAASEVEVNILTGETTVLRTDIIYDCGKSLNPAVDLGQIEGAFVQGLGFFMLEEYLMNSDGLIVTDSTWTYKIPTVDTIPRQFNVEILNTGHHKNRVLSSKASGEPPLLLAASVHCAVRAAVKEANKQVHTWSNNQQGVDLSFDLPVPATMPVVKELCGLNVVEKYLDWKIKQRKNI, encoded by the exons atggGTGAGAAGAAAGTGattgaagagaaagaagaagcgATGAAGATCAAGAAGACCTCTCTTGTTTTCGCTGTTAATGGAGAAAGATTTGAGCTCGATCTCACTTCTGTTGATCCTTCAACCACACTCATCGATTTCTTGCGTAACAAGACACTTTTCAAGAGCGTCAAGCTCGGTTGTGGTGAAG GGGGTTGTGGCGCTTGTGTTGTTCTTCTCTCAAAGTACGATCCCCTCCTCGACAAAGTCGATGACTACACAGTCAGCTCGTGTCTCACACTCCTCTGCAGCATCGACGGCTGCTCCATAACCACCTCAGAAGGCCTAGGCAACAGCAGAACCGGGTTCCACGCGGTTCACGAGCGTATCGCCGGTTTCCACGCTACACAATGCGGTTTCTGCACACCCGGCATGAGCGTTTCCATGTACTCCGCTCTCTTGGACGCCGACAAGTCTTCTTCTCATGACCTTCCTAGAAACGGTTCCTCAAACCTCACTGCCGCTGAAGCAGAGAAGGCTGTGTCGGGTAACCTATGCAGGTGTACTGGATACAGACCGCTCGTGGACGCTTGCAAGAGCTTTGCAAAGGATGTGGATATAGAAGATCTTGGGTTCAACTCCTTTTGCAAGAAGGGAGGGGACAGAGATGATGCTTTGAAGAAGCTGCCTTGTTATGACCATGCATTGTTGTCTACGTTTCCAGAGTTCTTGAAAAAGGAACTCAAGATGGGTGTAAgtcttgaatctgatccaagaaAGTACAGATGGTCAAGCCCTGGAAGTATCTCTGAGCTTCAAGGTTTATTACAGCTTGATAACAGTATGTCTGTTAAGTTAGTAGCTGGTAACACAAGCACTGGTTACTACAAAGAAGAGAAGGAGAGGAAGTATGAGAGATTTATCGATATTCGGCGGCTTCCTGAGCTCACTGTGGTAAGAAGAGATGAGAAAGGAGTTGAGCTAGGAGCTGCTGTTACCATATCAAAAGCTATTGAGGTTctaagagagaaagaaaatgtCTCTATGTTGGCGAAACTCGCTAATCACATGGAGAAGATAGCGAGCAGATTCGTTAGAAACACTGGAACGTTAGGTGGAAACATCATGATGGCGCAGAGGAAACAGTTTCCTTCAGATCTCACTACCATACTTGTCGCTGCTAGAGCTACTGTGAAGATCATGAGTATAGGCTCCAATGTTCAAGAACAATTCACTTTAGAAGAGTTTCTACAACAGCCTCCTCTTGAAGCCAAGTCTCTTCTTGTCAGCCTGATGATTCCATCTTGGAGGCCATTAAAGAACGGTTCCTCTTCTTCAGATACTCATCTCCTCTTTGAAACTTACAGAGCAGCTCCACGTCCTCTAGGAAACGCATTGGCGTTTCTCAACGCAGCTTTCTCATCTGAAGTTTCTTTGAATGCAACACATGATGGTGTTGTTGTAAATGATTGCTTGTTAGCTTTTGGTGCTTATGGGACAAAACATGCGCACAGGGCGAGGAAGGTTGAAGACTTCCTTGTGGGGAAAGTTATCTCTGATGAGGTTTTGATGGAAGCTATTGGCTTGCTTAAAGATGAGATAGTGCCTGATAAGGGTACTTTGAATCCTGGTTATAGATCAAGCTTGGCTGTTACTTTCCTCTTTGAGTTCTTTGGATCTTTAGCTACAAACGCTTTGCTCAACGGATGTAGTAAAGAGAACGGTTTTGAATCTTTGAAACGTGAAGCTTTGTTGTCATCTGCACAACAGATAGTTGAAACTCAAGAACATAGTCCGGTCGGTAAAGGCATTGTAAAGTCTGGAGCTAAGCTTCAAGCATCTG GCGAGGCTGTGTATGTAGACGACATTCCTTCACCGGAGAACTGTCTATACGGTGCATTTATCTACAGTACAATGCCGTTGGCAAGGATCAAGAGTATAAGGTTCAAGGAGAACAAAGTTCCAGAGGGAGTTCTTGGCATAGTAACGTACAAAGATATTCCAAAAGGTGGacaaaatgttggtaacaaaGGTTTCTTTGCGTCAGATCTTTTGTTTGCAGAAGAGATCACCCATGGTGCTGGTGAGATCATCGCCTTCTTG GTTGCTGATAGTCAAAAGCTTGCAGATATTGCAGTCAACCTTGTTGTGATTGATTATGACACTGAGGGTTTAGAACCGCCCATACTGTCCGTAGAAGAAGCTGTTGAGAAGTCTAGTCTTTTCGAGATCCCTCCATTTCTGAAGAGTAAACCGGTCGGTGATATCACCAAGGGAATGGCTGAAGCTGAACATAAGATTCTTGGATCAAAG ATAAGTCTGGGGTCACAGTACTTCTTCTATATGGAGACACAAACAGCTCTTGCAGTGCCTGATGAAGACAACTGTATGTTGGTTTATAGCTCAGCTCAAGCCCCTGAGTATGTACACCGGACCATCGCTGGATGTCTTGGTGTTCCTGAGCATAATGTCCGTGTCATTACTAGACGAGTTGGTGGCGGGTTCGGTGGCAAAGTCATGAAATCAATGCCT GTTGCTGCAGCGTGTGCACTTGCAGCAACCAAAATGCAGCGTCCAGTGAGGACATATGTGAACCGGAAAACAGATATGATAACAACCGGAGGAAGACATCCTATGAAAATCACATATAGCGTTGGATTCAAATCCAATGGGAAGGTCACTGCTCTAGACTTAGAGCTGCTACTTGATGCAGGGCTAAGCGAAGACATAAGCCCCCTTATGCCGTCAGGGATCCAAGGAGCATTGATGAAGTATGACTGGGGTGCTCTCTCTTTAGATGTTAAAGTATGCAAAACAAACACTGTGAGCAGAACTGCTGTTAGAGCTCCTGGTGATGTACAAGGATCTTATATAGCTGAAGCCATCATTGAGAAAGTAGCTTCGTATCTTTCTATTGATGTGGATGAGATCAGGAAGGTTAATCTCCATGCATATGAGAGCTTGAAGTTGTTTTACAATAAGAAAGCTGGTGAGGCCACTGAGTACACGTTACCACAGCTTTGGGAGAAGCTAGAGGAGTTCTCAGGGTTTAGCCAGAGGAGGAAGGTGGTTGATGAGTTTAATGCCTCAAGCAAGTGGAGAAAGAGAGGGATCTCTCGTGTGCCTGCGGTTTATGGAGTGTCTATGCGGTTGACACCGGGAAGAGTAAGCGTGTTGAGCGATGGGTCTATAGTGGTTGAGGTTCCAGGGATTGAGATAGGACAAGGGCTGTGGACGAAGGTGAAACAGATGGCTGCATTCTCACTTGGGCTGATTCAGTGCAGTACTACGAGCGATGAGCTTCTCCAGAAGATCCGTGTCATCCAGACCGATACTTTGAGTATGGTGCAAGGCTCAGTAACTGGTGGTAGCACAACCTCTGAGGCTAGTAGTGAAGCCGTTAGGATTTGTTGTGATGGCTTAGTTGAAAGGCTGTTACCTGTCAAGACTGCTTTGGAGGAGAAAACAGGAGGACCTGTGACTTGGGATAGCCTCATCAGTCAG GCTTATATGCAATCGGTGAACATGTCTGTTAGTAACACTTACTCGCCGGACTTCTACAATAAGCAGTACCTTAACTATGGAGTTGCAGCGAGCGAG GTTGAAGTAAACATTTTGACTGGTGAAACAACGGTTCTGCGCACTGATATCATCTATGATTGTGGGAAAAGTCTCAACCCCGCTGTGGATTTAGGACAG ATTGAAGGAGCGTTTGTTCAAGGACTTGGGTTCTTCATGCTTGAAGAGTACCTAATGAACTCAGACGGTCTCATAGTAACAGACAGCACATGGACTTACAAGATCCCAACGGTCGATACAATTCCAAGACAGTTTAATGTGGAGATTCTCAACACTGGACACCACAAGAACCGTGTTCTTTCATCCAAAG CTTCTGGTGAACCACCATTGCTTTTAGCGGCTTCTGTTCACTGTGCGGTCCGAGCAGCTGTTAAAGAAGCAAATAAACAGGTTCATACATGGAGTAATAACCAACAAGGGGTTGATCTGAGCTTTGATTTGCCTGTTCCAGCAACAATGCCTGTTGTGAAGGAGCTTTGTGGACTCAATGTTGTTGAGAAATACTTGGACTGGAAAATCAAGCAGAGGAAGAACATTTGA
- the LOC103845621 gene encoding indole-3-acetaldehyde oxidase isoform X1 yields the protein MGEKKVIEEKEEAMKIKKTSLVFAVNGERFELDLTSVDPSTTLIDFLRNKTLFKSVKLGCGEGGCGACVVLLSKYDPLLDKVDDYTVSSCLTLLCSIDGCSITTSEGLGNSRTGFHAVHERIAGFHATQCGFCTPGMSVSMYSALLDADKSSSHDLPRNGSSNLTAAEAEKAVSGNLCRCTGYRPLVDACKSFAKDVDIEDLGFNSFCKKGGDRDDALKKLPCYDHALLSTFPEFLKKELKMGVSLESDPRKYRWSSPGSISELQGLLQLDNSMSVKLVAGNTSTGYYKEEKERKYERFIDIRRLPELTVVRRDEKGVELGAAVTISKAIEVLREKENVSMLAKLANHMEKIASRFVRNTGTLGGNIMMAQRKQFPSDLTTILVAARATVKIMSIGSNVQEQFTLEEFLQQPPLEAKSLLVSLMIPSWRPLKNGSSSSDTHLLFETYRAAPRPLGNALAFLNAAFSSEVSLNATHDGVVVNDCLLAFGAYGTKHAHRARKVEDFLVGKVISDEVLMEAIGLLKDEIVPDKGTLNPGYRSSLAVTFLFEFFGSLATNALLNGCSKENGFESLKREALLSSAQQIVETQEHSPVGKGIVKSGAKLQASGEAVYVDDIPSPENCLYGAFIYSTMPLARIKSIRFKENKVPEGVLGIVTYKDIPKGGQNVGNKGFFASDLLFAEEITHGAGEIIAFLVADSQKLADIAVNLVVIDYDTEGLEPPILSVEEAVEKSSLFEIPPFLKSKPVGDITKGMAEAEHKILGSKISLGSQYFFYMETQTALAVPDEDNCMLVYSSAQAPEYVHRTIAGCLGVPEHNVRVITRRVGGGFGGKVMKSMPVAAACALAATKMQRPVRTYVNRKTDMITTGGRHPMKITYSVGFKSNGKVTALDLELLLDAGLSEDISPLMPSGIQGALMKYDWGALSLDVKVCKTNTVSRTAVRAPGDVQGSYIAEAIIEKVASYLSIDVDEIRKVNLHAYESLKLFYNKKAGEATEYTLPQLWEKLEEFSGFSQRRKVVDEFNASSKWRKRGISRVPAVYGVSMRLTPGRVSVLSDGSIVVEVPGIEIGQGLWTKVKQMAAFSLGLIQCSTTSDELLQKIRVIQTDTLSMVQGSVTGGSTTSEASSEAVRICCDGLVERLLPVKTALEEKTGGPVTWDSLISQAYMQSVNMSVSNTYSPDFYNKQYLNYGVAASEICLAVIKQVEVNILTGETTVLRTDIIYDCGKSLNPAVDLGQIEGAFVQGLGFFMLEEYLMNSDGLIVTDSTWTYKIPTVDTIPRQFNVEILNTGHHKNRVLSSKASGEPPLLLAASVHCAVRAAVKEANKQVHTWSNNQQGVDLSFDLPVPATMPVVKELCGLNVVEKYLDWKIKQRKNI from the exons atggGTGAGAAGAAAGTGattgaagagaaagaagaagcgATGAAGATCAAGAAGACCTCTCTTGTTTTCGCTGTTAATGGAGAAAGATTTGAGCTCGATCTCACTTCTGTTGATCCTTCAACCACACTCATCGATTTCTTGCGTAACAAGACACTTTTCAAGAGCGTCAAGCTCGGTTGTGGTGAAG GGGGTTGTGGCGCTTGTGTTGTTCTTCTCTCAAAGTACGATCCCCTCCTCGACAAAGTCGATGACTACACAGTCAGCTCGTGTCTCACACTCCTCTGCAGCATCGACGGCTGCTCCATAACCACCTCAGAAGGCCTAGGCAACAGCAGAACCGGGTTCCACGCGGTTCACGAGCGTATCGCCGGTTTCCACGCTACACAATGCGGTTTCTGCACACCCGGCATGAGCGTTTCCATGTACTCCGCTCTCTTGGACGCCGACAAGTCTTCTTCTCATGACCTTCCTAGAAACGGTTCCTCAAACCTCACTGCCGCTGAAGCAGAGAAGGCTGTGTCGGGTAACCTATGCAGGTGTACTGGATACAGACCGCTCGTGGACGCTTGCAAGAGCTTTGCAAAGGATGTGGATATAGAAGATCTTGGGTTCAACTCCTTTTGCAAGAAGGGAGGGGACAGAGATGATGCTTTGAAGAAGCTGCCTTGTTATGACCATGCATTGTTGTCTACGTTTCCAGAGTTCTTGAAAAAGGAACTCAAGATGGGTGTAAgtcttgaatctgatccaagaaAGTACAGATGGTCAAGCCCTGGAAGTATCTCTGAGCTTCAAGGTTTATTACAGCTTGATAACAGTATGTCTGTTAAGTTAGTAGCTGGTAACACAAGCACTGGTTACTACAAAGAAGAGAAGGAGAGGAAGTATGAGAGATTTATCGATATTCGGCGGCTTCCTGAGCTCACTGTGGTAAGAAGAGATGAGAAAGGAGTTGAGCTAGGAGCTGCTGTTACCATATCAAAAGCTATTGAGGTTctaagagagaaagaaaatgtCTCTATGTTGGCGAAACTCGCTAATCACATGGAGAAGATAGCGAGCAGATTCGTTAGAAACACTGGAACGTTAGGTGGAAACATCATGATGGCGCAGAGGAAACAGTTTCCTTCAGATCTCACTACCATACTTGTCGCTGCTAGAGCTACTGTGAAGATCATGAGTATAGGCTCCAATGTTCAAGAACAATTCACTTTAGAAGAGTTTCTACAACAGCCTCCTCTTGAAGCCAAGTCTCTTCTTGTCAGCCTGATGATTCCATCTTGGAGGCCATTAAAGAACGGTTCCTCTTCTTCAGATACTCATCTCCTCTTTGAAACTTACAGAGCAGCTCCACGTCCTCTAGGAAACGCATTGGCGTTTCTCAACGCAGCTTTCTCATCTGAAGTTTCTTTGAATGCAACACATGATGGTGTTGTTGTAAATGATTGCTTGTTAGCTTTTGGTGCTTATGGGACAAAACATGCGCACAGGGCGAGGAAGGTTGAAGACTTCCTTGTGGGGAAAGTTATCTCTGATGAGGTTTTGATGGAAGCTATTGGCTTGCTTAAAGATGAGATAGTGCCTGATAAGGGTACTTTGAATCCTGGTTATAGATCAAGCTTGGCTGTTACTTTCCTCTTTGAGTTCTTTGGATCTTTAGCTACAAACGCTTTGCTCAACGGATGTAGTAAAGAGAACGGTTTTGAATCTTTGAAACGTGAAGCTTTGTTGTCATCTGCACAACAGATAGTTGAAACTCAAGAACATAGTCCGGTCGGTAAAGGCATTGTAAAGTCTGGAGCTAAGCTTCAAGCATCTG GCGAGGCTGTGTATGTAGACGACATTCCTTCACCGGAGAACTGTCTATACGGTGCATTTATCTACAGTACAATGCCGTTGGCAAGGATCAAGAGTATAAGGTTCAAGGAGAACAAAGTTCCAGAGGGAGTTCTTGGCATAGTAACGTACAAAGATATTCCAAAAGGTGGacaaaatgttggtaacaaaGGTTTCTTTGCGTCAGATCTTTTGTTTGCAGAAGAGATCACCCATGGTGCTGGTGAGATCATCGCCTTCTTG GTTGCTGATAGTCAAAAGCTTGCAGATATTGCAGTCAACCTTGTTGTGATTGATTATGACACTGAGGGTTTAGAACCGCCCATACTGTCCGTAGAAGAAGCTGTTGAGAAGTCTAGTCTTTTCGAGATCCCTCCATTTCTGAAGAGTAAACCGGTCGGTGATATCACCAAGGGAATGGCTGAAGCTGAACATAAGATTCTTGGATCAAAG ATAAGTCTGGGGTCACAGTACTTCTTCTATATGGAGACACAAACAGCTCTTGCAGTGCCTGATGAAGACAACTGTATGTTGGTTTATAGCTCAGCTCAAGCCCCTGAGTATGTACACCGGACCATCGCTGGATGTCTTGGTGTTCCTGAGCATAATGTCCGTGTCATTACTAGACGAGTTGGTGGCGGGTTCGGTGGCAAAGTCATGAAATCAATGCCT GTTGCTGCAGCGTGTGCACTTGCAGCAACCAAAATGCAGCGTCCAGTGAGGACATATGTGAACCGGAAAACAGATATGATAACAACCGGAGGAAGACATCCTATGAAAATCACATATAGCGTTGGATTCAAATCCAATGGGAAGGTCACTGCTCTAGACTTAGAGCTGCTACTTGATGCAGGGCTAAGCGAAGACATAAGCCCCCTTATGCCGTCAGGGATCCAAGGAGCATTGATGAAGTATGACTGGGGTGCTCTCTCTTTAGATGTTAAAGTATGCAAAACAAACACTGTGAGCAGAACTGCTGTTAGAGCTCCTGGTGATGTACAAGGATCTTATATAGCTGAAGCCATCATTGAGAAAGTAGCTTCGTATCTTTCTATTGATGTGGATGAGATCAGGAAGGTTAATCTCCATGCATATGAGAGCTTGAAGTTGTTTTACAATAAGAAAGCTGGTGAGGCCACTGAGTACACGTTACCACAGCTTTGGGAGAAGCTAGAGGAGTTCTCAGGGTTTAGCCAGAGGAGGAAGGTGGTTGATGAGTTTAATGCCTCAAGCAAGTGGAGAAAGAGAGGGATCTCTCGTGTGCCTGCGGTTTATGGAGTGTCTATGCGGTTGACACCGGGAAGAGTAAGCGTGTTGAGCGATGGGTCTATAGTGGTTGAGGTTCCAGGGATTGAGATAGGACAAGGGCTGTGGACGAAGGTGAAACAGATGGCTGCATTCTCACTTGGGCTGATTCAGTGCAGTACTACGAGCGATGAGCTTCTCCAGAAGATCCGTGTCATCCAGACCGATACTTTGAGTATGGTGCAAGGCTCAGTAACTGGTGGTAGCACAACCTCTGAGGCTAGTAGTGAAGCCGTTAGGATTTGTTGTGATGGCTTAGTTGAAAGGCTGTTACCTGTCAAGACTGCTTTGGAGGAGAAAACAGGAGGACCTGTGACTTGGGATAGCCTCATCAGTCAG GCTTATATGCAATCGGTGAACATGTCTGTTAGTAACACTTACTCGCCGGACTTCTACAATAAGCAGTACCTTAACTATGGAGTTGCAGCGAGCGAG ATTTGTTTGGCTGTAATCAAACAGGTTGAAGTAAACATTTTGACTGGTGAAACAACGGTTCTGCGCACTGATATCATCTATGATTGTGGGAAAAGTCTCAACCCCGCTGTGGATTTAGGACAG ATTGAAGGAGCGTTTGTTCAAGGACTTGGGTTCTTCATGCTTGAAGAGTACCTAATGAACTCAGACGGTCTCATAGTAACAGACAGCACATGGACTTACAAGATCCCAACGGTCGATACAATTCCAAGACAGTTTAATGTGGAGATTCTCAACACTGGACACCACAAGAACCGTGTTCTTTCATCCAAAG CTTCTGGTGAACCACCATTGCTTTTAGCGGCTTCTGTTCACTGTGCGGTCCGAGCAGCTGTTAAAGAAGCAAATAAACAGGTTCATACATGGAGTAATAACCAACAAGGGGTTGATCTGAGCTTTGATTTGCCTGTTCCAGCAACAATGCCTGTTGTGAAGGAGCTTTGTGGACTCAATGTTGTTGAGAAATACTTGGACTGGAAAATCAAGCAGAGGAAGAACATTTGA